The following are encoded in a window of Rubellicoccus peritrichatus genomic DNA:
- a CDS encoding mechanosensitive ion channel family protein: MESINSTFAAITPDNWDLGDYAMRVLFAVVIFFVGKWLSGIGRSIFRKILEARKVDPVLISFSSNIVYALLIVMVVIAALEALGVDTTSAVAIVGASTLAVGLALQGSLSNLAAGVMIIIFRPFRIDDFIDAGGVTGIVTDLNIFETHLRTPDNKKVILPNGQITGGAITNFSANDTRRMDLVVGVSYDDDIRKVKKVLCEILENDEGVLKDPAYSVGLLEMADSSVNFAVRPWVKTPEYWDVFFRLQEAIKLRMDEEGITIPFPQQDVYMHQMDAKEGSA, from the coding sequence ATGGAATCGATAAATTCAACTTTTGCCGCAATTACCCCAGATAACTGGGATTTGGGCGATTACGCGATGAGAGTCCTGTTTGCCGTTGTCATCTTTTTTGTCGGTAAATGGCTTTCCGGTATTGGACGCAGTATATTCCGTAAAATTCTTGAAGCACGAAAAGTGGATCCTGTGCTGATTAGTTTTTCGAGTAATATCGTTTATGCCTTGCTTATCGTGATGGTTGTGATTGCAGCCCTCGAAGCACTTGGTGTTGATACTACATCTGCCGTGGCCATTGTCGGTGCATCCACATTGGCGGTTGGCTTGGCGTTGCAGGGATCTCTCAGTAATCTTGCCGCTGGTGTCATGATCATTATATTTCGACCATTTCGAATCGACGATTTCATCGATGCGGGTGGTGTGACTGGTATCGTGACTGACCTCAATATCTTTGAGACACACCTTAGAACACCGGACAATAAGAAGGTTATTCTGCCAAATGGCCAGATTACCGGTGGAGCAATTACTAACTTCAGTGCCAATGACACTCGCCGTATGGATTTGGTCGTAGGGGTTAGCTATGACGACGATATCCGCAAGGTTAAGAAGGTTCTATGTGAGATCCTTGAAAATGATGAAGGTGTTCTGAAAGATCCGGCTTATTCAGTGGGCCTGCTTGAGATGGCCGACAGCAGCGTTAATTTTGCAGTTCGCCCCTGGGTCAAAACACCAGAATACTGGGATGTGTTCTTCCGCCTTCAGGAGGCTATTAAGCTCAGAATGGATGAAGAAGGTATCACCATTCCATTCCCACAGCAGGATGTCTACATGCATCAAATGGATGCGAAAGAGGGTTCCGCTTAA